The stretch of DNA ATAATTTCTGCTTTTGTTAACTGCTGCAGCGGTGTGTGAATTTTAAATTTCTGTTTGCTGCTGATGCCGGCTTTTGTCGCCAGATTTGCCGTTATTTCAAACGCCGCAATAAATTCCGGACGGCAGTCCGGATAGCCGCTGTAATCGAGCGAGTTTGTGCCGATAAAAATATCAAAACTCTCCAGCACTTCCGCCCATGCCAGTGCATACGAAAGAAAAACAGTGTTGCGTGCCGGAACATACGTTACCGGAATTTCCTCGCTGCCGGTTTGGTGCGGCACGTCAATGTTCATATCGGTTAGTGCCGATCCGCCGAACGCTGTTAAATCAATAGATATGATACGGTGCTCTTTCACAGTGATAGATTTAGCAGTCTGTTTGGCGCATTCCAATTCAATGGCGTGGCGCTGACCGTAACAAAATGAAAGTGCATAACATTCAAAGCCCTCCGCTTTCGCGATCGCCAGCGTTGTTGCGGAATCAAGTCCGCCGCTTAAAAGTACAACTGCTTTCTTTTTCACCATGCCATCCATCCGTTATCTATTATTCCATGCTCAAAGCAGTCCCATCATTTTATGACTTTGCGGAATAATACGCACCCCGCGTCCGATTGCGCACGATATGTTCGACTGCCACATCAGTATCTGCTGCGCCGTCGGAACATTTTTCATACGCAATGCCGCTGTCATCGGTTGTAAAACTATTGCCGCCGGTGTTTGGGAAGTACGGATTAAATCCGCCGCTGTTTTTAGATCGTCGTCACTTGTAGCGGAATTGACAACCAGCTTGATCGTTGCTGAAATTTTATATTCATTAATTAACGCAAGAAATGCGGCATGTGCGTTCCATGTTCCGGGTTCGCCGGTAACGCTCGGCAGTTTGATATCCATCAATATATGATCCACCGCCGGTGCAATTTTTGCAAACGCGTCCGGCAGGTCGCCGCTGGTTTCCAGATGCACCGGCAGTTTCAGTGTGTGTTTTGCCGTCGGTATAAATTTCCCCAGAAATTCGACCTGCAGCAGCGGCTCACCGCCGGTGATGAATAGATCGGCATGTGCAAGTTGCGGCGCATTCAATTGCTGTAAAAGGTCCAGCAGTTTTGCCGGCGACAGCGGATTCGGTGCAAACGAAAATTTACCGCTGCCGGGAACGGTTTCAATGCGGACGGAATCCGTACGTGCCGTTTCTGTGTCGCAATAGAGACAGTCCCGGTGGCAGTCGCAAACGCGTACAAACAGCTGGCGCCGGCCGATATTCACCCCTTCGCCCTGCGCCGAGCTGAAAATTTCGCTGATATATGCTGTTGTATTCATTTTATTGGTTCAAACATAATACTTTTATCTCAATCGCCGGAGCTTCAGCAACAACGGCTGCAGCGTATGCGGGGTCGATGTCGAGCAGTTGGAAAAACCATCGTTTATCGGCGCTGACAGCCGGTGAATAATATGCTTCGCCGGTCGGTACAGAAAACTTTTTTAATTCCCGAAAGATGCCGGTGCTGCGCGCTTTGGCATACGCTTCTTTTTTTGCCCACAGATCAAAAAAAACGGCCGGTGAATTCTCAGCAAAAAATTTCTGCTCCGCCGGCGTAAACCAGCGTTCAGCAATTTCCTGAACGTTCATTTGTTCGCGCCGGAATTCAATATCAATTCCCACTGCGCGCCCGGCGGTCACAGCAATCAGCATCCGGTCGCGAGAGTGCGATACATTAAAATTTAACTCTCCGTTCATCAGCAGCGGCTTGCCCTGTGGCGATTTTATTAGTTCAAGTGCCGCCGGATTCTCATTCAGGCAGCTGCCAAGAATTTTTCGCAGCAGTCCGCGGCCGGTAATAAAACGGTTTGCCTCCCGCAGACTGCTGAATTTCCCGGCGCGC from Kiritimatiellales bacterium encodes:
- a CDS encoding 4'-phosphopantetheinyl transferase superfamily protein, with the protein product MNDFSQSIHVWNIFLPDICITPDECRPLLSGAELERAGKFSSLREANRFITGRGLLRKILGSCLNENPAALELIKSPQGKPLLMNGELNFNVSHSRDRMLIAVTAGRAVGIDIEFRREQMNVQEIAERWFTPAEQKFFAENSPAVFFDLWAKKEAYAKARSTGIFRELKKFSVPTGEAYYSPAVSADKRWFFQLLDIDPAYAAAVVAEAPAIEIKVLCLNQ
- the queC gene encoding 7-cyano-7-deazaguanine synthase QueC; protein product: MVKKKAVVLLSGGLDSATTLAIAKAEGFECYALSFCYGQRHAIELECAKQTAKSITVKEHRIISIDLTAFGGSALTDMNIDVPHQTGSEEIPVTYVPARNTVFLSYALAWAEVLESFDIFIGTNSLDYSGYPDCRPEFIAAFEITANLATKAGISSKQKFKIHTPLQQLTKAEIIRCGLKLGVDYSKTSSCYDPAADGSACGTCDSCRLRLKGFLETGIVDPRKYIPVIL
- a CDS encoding 7-carboxy-7-deazaguanine synthase QueE, whose amino-acid sequence is MNTTAYISEIFSSAQGEGVNIGRRQLFVRVCDCHRDCLYCDTETARTDSVRIETVPGSGKFSFAPNPLSPAKLLDLLQQLNAPQLAHADLFITGGEPLLQVEFLGKFIPTAKHTLKLPVHLETSGDLPDAFAKIAPAVDHILMDIKLPSVTGEPGTWNAHAAFLALINEYKISATIKLVVNSATSDDDLKTAADLIRTSQTPAAIVLQPMTAALRMKNVPTAQQILMWQSNISCAIGRGVRIIPQSHKMMGLL